In a single window of the Arachis hypogaea cultivar Tifrunner chromosome 6, arahy.Tifrunner.gnm2.J5K5, whole genome shotgun sequence genome:
- the LOC112695928 gene encoding pentatricopeptide repeat-containing protein At1g80270, mitochondrial, protein MWALRRASLPLRNRGFNVRASCIKSVSGTWVEDDSRTLDSSRMAYGHFLLPNMFYHSGYASLKFTVSRRELSSQADASSTKDQDDLEDGFSELETPAAESEYGKDEFNDIKDGEEPREELEFSDTEVEPSEKKGRRRAQSEIFKLIDNSPTTSVQVLMDKWVEEGKELSRQDISLAMVNLRRRKLYFKAFQLSEWVVSKSQLEVTEKDHATRVDLIAKLRGLHEAEMYIERIPESFKGETVYQTLLASCVAQNNLKKAEETFNKMKDLKFPLTSYVWNQLLLLYKRHDKKKIADVLLMMENENVKPSPFTYKILIDAKGQSKDIDGMDLIVEKMKAQGIEPDIRTKAVLVGHYKTAGLEKKAEDMLKEMEGENLKENSWLGRYLLPLYANLGKADEVGRIWEVCQASPRIEDCLAAIEAFGKLKKIDEAEAVFEMISKRWKLSSKNYSVMLKVYANNKMLAKGKDLIKRMAESGCQIGPLTLDDLVKLHIQAGEVEKADTILQKAIMQNQLKPLIISYIAIMEQYAKRGDVHNSEKILHKMKQAGYTIRLRQYQILLQAYINAKLPAYRIRDSMKADNVLPNRDFANLLAQVDGFRKNPASDLLD, encoded by the exons ATGTGGGCTCTTCGTCgagcttctcttcctctcag GAATCGAGGATTTAATGTGAGAGCTTCTTGCATCAAATCAGTTTCGGGTACTTGGGTGGAAGATGATTCTAGGACGTTGGACTCATCTAGAATGGCATATGGTCATTTTTTGTTGCCGAATATGTTCTACCATTCTGGGTATGCCTCACTGAAATTCACCGTGAGTAGGCGCGAACTTTCTTCGCAAGCTGATGCCAGTAGCACGAAAGATCAGGATGATTTGGAGGATGGGTTTTCCGAGCTTGAGACACCAGCTGCTGAATCTGAATATGGTAAAGACGAATTCAATGATATTAAAGATGGTGAGGAGCCACGCGAGGAGTTGGAGTTTTCAGACACTGAGGTTGAACCAAGTGAGAAAAAAGGACGTCGACGAGCTCAGTCAGAAATTTTCAAATTGATTGATAATTCTCCAACTACTTCTGTTCAAGTGCTTATGGATAAGTGGGTTGAAGAAGGGAAAGAACTAAGCAGACAAGATATCTCACTAGCCATGGTTAATCTTCGGAGGCGCAAACTGTATTTTAAAGCTTTTCAG CTCTCAGAGTGGGTTGTATCAAAAAGTCAGCTTGAGGTTACTGAGAAAGATCATGCTACCCGTGTTGATTTGATTGCTAAATTGCGTGGGTTACATGAAGCAGAGATGTACATTGAGCGTATTCCAGAATCTTTTAAAGGAGAGACAGTATATCAAACCCTTTTAGCAAGTTGTGTTGCTCAGAACAATTTGAAGAAAGCAGAGGAAACTTTCAACAAAATGAAGGATTTGAAATTCCCTCTTACATCATATGTTTGGAATCAGTTGCTTCTTCTGTATAAGAGGCATGACAAGAAGAAAATAGCCGATGTATTGTTGATGATGGAAAATGAGAATGTCAAACCTTCTCCTTTtacttataaaatattaatagacGCAAAAGGCCAGTCCAAAGATATTGATGGCATGGATCTAATTGTTGAGAAAATGAAGGCTCAAGGGATTGAACCAGACATCCGAACAAAAGCAGTTTTGGTTGGACACTACAAAACTGCTGGGCTTGAAAAAAAAGCCGAAGATATGTTGAAGGAAATGGAAGGTGAAAATTTGAAAGAGAATTCTTGGCTTGGTCGATATTTGCTTCCTCTATACGCAAATCTGGGTAAGGCTGATGAAGTGGGAAGAATTTGGGAGGTCTGTCAGGCTTCCCCTCGAATTGAAGATTGTCTTGCTGCGATTGAAGCTTTTGGAAAGTTGAAGAAAATTGATGAAGCAGAGGCTGTTTTCGAAATGATATCAAAGAGGTGGAAGCTTTCTTCCAAGAACTACTCAGTCATGCTGAAGGTTTATGCAAATAATAAGATGCTAGCAAAGGGCAAAGATCTCATTAAGCGAATGGCAGAGAGCGGGTGTCAAATAGGCCCATTGACATTGGACGACCTAGTGAAACTTCACATCCAAGCAGGGGAAGTGGAGAAGGCAGACACTATTCTGCAAAAGGCTATCATGCAAAACCAGTTGAAACCATTAATCATTTCTTATATTGCTATTATGGAGCAGTATGCTAAGAGGGGCGACGTCCATAATTCAGAAAAGATTTTGCACAAAATGAAACAAGCTGGCTACACGATTCGTCTGAGGCAATACCAAATTCTCCTACAGGCCTATATAAATGCCAAGCTTCCGGCCTATCGGATTAGGGACAGCATGAAGGCTGATAACGTATTACCCAACAGGGATTTTGCAAATCTGTTGGCTCAAGTTGATGGTTTTAGGAAGAATCCAGCTTCTGATTTGCTTGATTGA